A single genomic interval of Chloracidobacterium validum harbors:
- a CDS encoding amidohydrolase → MRQSVVCWTATLLCIGWLMSFPVVALGRIPPADTLFINGLIHTLDDRQPQATAVAVRRGRIVFVGARAKALAYRGPKTRIVDLAGQVMYPGFTDAHCHLFGIGERELTLNLEGTRTREAFLAAVAARVAQTPKGEWVIGRGWIETFWTPPTFPTAAELDAIAPDHPVFLTRADGHAAVVNSLALKLAGLDETTPNPPGGDILREQSTGRPTGMLIDRAQDLVRRVLPRLSPEDYERAALAGAQRELSLGWCTVHNAGSSLLETNILRRLCRAGKIKLRVYNAAANRPLEVEALLRSGPIVGEAGGRFTMRTIKAYMDGALGSRGAALLEPYADADTSGLVLTPPDDLRALCRQALRAGIQIQTHAIGDRANRQVLDIYEQVLAETPVGQRQGRDVRWRIEHAQILNPADIPRFARLGVIASMQPSHAISDLHFAPRRLGLERLTGAYAWRSLLEAGAIIAGGSDAPVERGEPLIEFYAAVTRKDLTGFSGEGWHPEQAVSRLEALKMLTLWPAYAAFEDYAESGTITVGKRADFTILSGDLLTVPEADILKLRCVMTVVGGEIVFSAK, encoded by the coding sequence ATGAGGCAGTCGGTGGTGTGTTGGACGGCAACCTTGCTCTGTATCGGGTGGCTCATGAGCTTCCCGGTGGTGGCGTTGGGGCGTATTCCGCCTGCCGACACACTGTTCATCAATGGTCTCATCCACACACTCGATGACCGACAACCACAAGCTACCGCCGTTGCGGTGCGGCGCGGGCGCATCGTCTTCGTTGGGGCTAGGGCCAAAGCCCTTGCTTATCGCGGCCCGAAAACACGCATCGTCGACCTCGCCGGTCAGGTTATGTATCCCGGTTTCACCGATGCGCATTGCCACCTGTTTGGCATTGGCGAGCGGGAGCTGACGCTCAACCTCGAAGGCACACGCACCCGCGAAGCCTTTTTGGCGGCCGTTGCGGCCCGTGTCGCCCAAACCCCAAAGGGCGAATGGGTCATTGGACGTGGATGGATCGAGACCTTCTGGACGCCTCCGACGTTCCCCACCGCCGCCGAACTCGACGCGATCGCCCCTGACCACCCCGTTTTTCTCACACGCGCCGATGGTCACGCTGCGGTGGTCAACTCGCTGGCGCTCAAGCTGGCCGGACTCGACGAAACAACGCCCAATCCACCTGGCGGCGACATCTTGCGTGAGCAATCCACCGGCCGACCGACCGGCATGCTCATTGACCGCGCACAAGACCTCGTCCGACGTGTGTTGCCACGCCTGTCACCGGAAGATTACGAACGAGCCGCCCTGGCCGGTGCGCAGCGCGAGCTATCGCTTGGTTGGTGCACCGTTCACAACGCCGGTAGCTCCTTGCTTGAAACCAACATTCTGCGGCGGCTGTGCCGTGCTGGAAAAATTAAACTGCGGGTCTATAACGCGGCCGCCAACCGTCCCCTCGAAGTCGAGGCGCTACTGCGGAGCGGTCCGATTGTCGGTGAGGCCGGCGGCCGCTTCACCATGCGAACCATCAAGGCTTACATGGATGGCGCGCTTGGATCACGCGGGGCAGCATTGCTCGAACCCTACGCCGATGCCGATACGTCCGGCCTCGTTCTGACGCCACCCGATGACCTGCGGGCGCTCTGTCGGCAGGCGCTGCGCGCTGGAATTCAGATTCAAACCCATGCCATCGGCGACCGGGCCAATCGGCAAGTCCTGGACATCTATGAACAAGTCCTGGCTGAAACCCCGGTTGGGCAACGGCAAGGCCGTGACGTGCGGTGGCGCATCGAACACGCCCAGATTCTCAACCCGGCCGACATTCCACGTTTTGCCCGGCTTGGGGTCATCGCTTCGATGCAACCCTCCCATGCCATCAGCGACCTTCATTTTGCGCCGCGCCGGCTCGGCCTGGAGCGATTGACCGGAGCTTACGCCTGGCGGTCACTGCTCGAGGCCGGCGCGATCATCGCGGGTGGGTCCGATGCGCCGGTCGAGCGCGGCGAGCCACTGATTGAGTTTTACGCTGCCGTCACGCGGAAAGACTTGACCGGCTTTTCTGGCGAAGGATGGCACCCCGAACAGGCCGTCAGCCGCCTTGAAGCCTTGAAAATGCTCACGCTCTGGCCGGCTTACGCCGCTTTCGAGGACTACGCAGAGAGTGGGACGATTACCGTTGGCAAACGGGCCGACTTCACGATTTTGTCCGGCGATCTCCTTACCGTCCCAGAAGCTGACATCCTCAAGCTGCGGTGTGTGATGACCGTTGTCGGCGGCGAGATCGTCTTCAGCGCCAAGTGA
- a CDS encoding DUF808 domain-containing protein: MPGGSLLLLLDDIASTLDDISVMTKVAAKKTAGVVGDDLALNAQQLTGVRTDRELSVVWAVAKGSSINKLILVPSALAISALLPWLVIPLLMIGGAFLCFEGVEKLVHKFLPHDADHGASEQESPNGASETPGDERNKIAGAIRTDFILSAEIIVIALGTVAAKPFSIQVGVLATVAVLMTIGVYGLVAAIVKLDDAGLYLSQRYTGTLGTIGRSIVGLAPYLMKFLSIAGTAAMFLVGGGILVHGLPLVHHWVEALEHGTETVPAVGRVLAWFVSPISDGLFGVLVGAVVLLLVMVGKQVIGRVRMSRAT, encoded by the coding sequence ATGCCTGGTGGAAGCCTTCTTCTGCTGCTCGATGATATTGCGTCAACGCTCGATGACATTTCAGTGATGACCAAGGTAGCTGCCAAGAAAACGGCCGGTGTCGTTGGTGATGACCTGGCACTCAATGCCCAGCAACTCACCGGGGTGCGGACCGACCGGGAGCTATCCGTCGTGTGGGCGGTGGCCAAGGGGTCATCCATCAACAAGCTGATTCTTGTGCCCAGCGCCTTGGCCATCAGTGCCCTGCTGCCTTGGCTCGTGATTCCACTGCTGATGATCGGCGGCGCGTTTCTGTGCTTTGAAGGTGTCGAGAAGCTTGTTCACAAGTTTCTGCCTCATGATGCGGACCATGGCGCGTCCGAACAGGAGTCGCCGAACGGCGCATCCGAGACACCTGGCGATGAACGCAACAAGATTGCTGGCGCCATCCGAACGGATTTCATCCTATCGGCCGAAATTATCGTGATTGCCCTTGGAACAGTCGCCGCCAAGCCTTTTTCGATCCAAGTTGGGGTGCTGGCGACGGTCGCCGTTCTCATGACGATTGGCGTCTATGGGCTGGTCGCGGCAATTGTGAAGCTGGATGATGCCGGGCTGTATCTCAGCCAGCGTTACACCGGCACACTGGGCACCATCGGGCGGAGCATCGTTGGGCTGGCTCCGTATCTGATGAAGTTTCTTTCGATTGCCGGCACGGCCGCCATGTTTTTGGTCGGTGGTGGAATTCTGGTCCATGGCTTGCCGCTGGTGCATCACTGGGTGGAAGCGCTGGAGCATGGGACAGAGACCGTCCCGGCCGTTGGGCGAGTCTTGGCCTGGTTCGTCAGCCCCATTAGCGACGGGTTATTTGGCGTGCTAGTTGGCGCCGTCGTCTTGCTTCTGGTGATGGTCGGCAAGCAAGTCATTGGTCGGGTTCGGATGTCTCGGGCCACTTGA
- a CDS encoding ATP-binding response regulator, whose translation MRVLLIEDDVAYATVAQGYLKRLAPEVECHHVTLLADGLSLAAAESFDVCLLDLNLPDSQGVATVAAMSAAAPTLPLIVLTAELGSDLDMQALQAGAEDYLAKSELGIASLRHAIRHAMERRRLARSLAQADQLNRLILDHMPASIELLDDGGRVQFINPTGLASLGANALRDVQGQDWLQLWTPTAAETLKSLLDQARGGQVATAQSLLARQGQALRWWNLKVVPVQGDAAPEARFLVVALDFTESRQQEERLRLAQKAELLSHIAGGIAHNFNNLLTVVQGYSEMMLRTLPEAETRQRRRANDIRKSAIRGHQLVERLLTYAHPGGLNPRPIDLNTLLEQDRASLEKALGPLVSLHFVLAKNPPYVHADPVLLLQVVITLLVNANDAMPDGGSVTICTDLIELDSNAAQRLMTTGRVIGDVTAWLTRLPAQFSLLSVSDTGVGMNAETLANIFTPFFTTKPVDEGTGLGLATVALSIANLGGFIRVESCVGSGSRFDIYLPASSGDSEVNGARETTRGSTSET comes from the coding sequence ATGCGTGTCCTGCTCATTGAAGACGATGTAGCTTACGCAACCGTGGCACAGGGGTACCTCAAACGCCTTGCCCCAGAGGTTGAGTGTCATCATGTGACCCTACTCGCCGACGGACTTTCCCTGGCTGCGGCGGAGTCCTTTGACGTTTGCCTGCTCGATCTCAACTTGCCTGACTCGCAGGGGGTGGCCACGGTCGCTGCCATGTCGGCCGCCGCGCCAACCTTGCCCCTCATCGTGCTCACGGCTGAGCTAGGAAGCGATCTGGACATGCAGGCGCTCCAGGCTGGGGCCGAGGATTACTTGGCAAAAAGCGAATTGGGTATCGCCTCCCTGCGGCACGCCATCCGTCATGCTATGGAGCGGCGTCGGCTCGCCAGATCGCTGGCGCAGGCCGATCAGCTCAACCGGCTCATTCTGGATCACATGCCCGCCAGTATTGAGCTGCTTGACGACGGTGGGCGGGTACAGTTCATCAATCCGACCGGGCTGGCATCCTTGGGGGCGAACGCGCTGAGGGACGTGCAGGGTCAGGACTGGCTTCAGCTTTGGACGCCCACCGCAGCCGAAACCTTAAAGTCCCTGCTTGACCAGGCGCGTGGTGGGCAAGTGGCCACGGCGCAATCCTTGCTGGCCCGTCAGGGCCAAGCCCTGCGGTGGTGGAATCTCAAAGTTGTCCCAGTGCAAGGCGATGCAGCGCCAGAAGCGCGCTTTCTCGTGGTTGCGCTTGACTTCACGGAAAGTCGTCAGCAGGAAGAGCGCCTGCGTCTAGCCCAAAAGGCCGAACTCCTCAGCCACATCGCCGGGGGCATCGCCCATAACTTCAACAATTTGCTCACAGTTGTCCAGGGCTACAGCGAAATGATGCTGCGCACCTTGCCAGAAGCTGAAACGCGCCAGCGCCGGCGGGCAAACGACATCCGAAAGTCCGCCATCCGCGGCCACCAGTTAGTCGAACGCCTCCTGACCTATGCGCACCCTGGTGGGCTGAACCCACGGCCAATTGATTTGAACACATTGCTTGAACAGGATCGGGCCTCCCTAGAGAAGGCGCTTGGTCCACTGGTTAGCCTGCACTTCGTGCTAGCCAAGAATCCTCCATACGTTCACGCCGATCCGGTGCTGTTGTTGCAGGTGGTGATAACGCTTCTGGTCAACGCGAATGACGCGATGCCAGATGGCGGGAGCGTCACCATCTGTACCGACCTGATTGAGCTTGACAGCAACGCCGCCCAGCGGCTGATGACGACAGGGCGGGTCATTGGTGATGTTACCGCCTGGCTGACGCGCTTACCGGCGCAATTTAGCCTGCTTTCCGTGAGTGACACCGGCGTTGGCATGAACGCTGAAACGCTGGCCAACATTTTTACGCCATTCTTCACGACAAAGCCGGTGGACGAGGGCACTGGGTTGGGCCTTGCCACCGTTGCCTTGTCAATCGCAAACTTGGGCGGATTTATTCGAGTGGAAAGCTGTGTCGGTTCAGGCTCACGGTTTGATATTTACTTACCGGCAAGCTCTGGTGATTCGGAAGTGAACGGCGCGCGCGAAACCACTCGCGGCTCAACGTCAGAAACTTGA
- a CDS encoding PP2C family protein-serine/threonine phosphatase: MSATSTDATDTAPSTATEALSFETKFRLLLEITRAISTSLDLDETLSLIIDSVKSFVPYDAAAIYILETNGRDRRIRATVYRGYDEAAMERMLHLGEGFVGWVIQSGGAIVIPDVRNDQRYISSDPLTMSEIAVPIVANNRIIGALNLESRTLNAYRAADLEVLTLFASTAAISIEKAILHQERLEKRRLESELAIARQVQRSLLPNHAPALDGFDIAGLTVPNEAVGGDYYDFIPFPNHQLGIAIADVSGKGVPAALIMATFRACLRAQVRNDFSIRVILRKVNYLLWESLDSSQYVTAIYGVLDPANRLFSYGDAGHNPALLIHADGSHEKLSCGNTVLGLFEDRKYIECYRALQPGDIVVLYTDGVTEAERDGEEFGTERLLATVQRHRQASAQEIVQAVYREAQAFAGSSALGDDLTVVIIKALDVSTDAT, encoded by the coding sequence ATGTCTGCAACCTCCACCGACGCCACCGACACCGCCCCCTCAACCGCGACCGAAGCCCTTTCATTTGAAACAAAGTTTCGGCTCCTGCTTGAAATCACACGCGCCATCAGCACTTCGTTGGACCTCGATGAGACTTTATCGCTCATCATTGATTCCGTTAAGTCTTTTGTTCCCTACGACGCGGCGGCCATTTACATTCTGGAAACAAACGGGCGTGACCGGCGGATTCGGGCAACCGTTTATCGCGGCTATGATGAAGCCGCCATGGAGCGTATGCTCCATCTGGGCGAAGGCTTCGTGGGATGGGTCATCCAGTCGGGTGGCGCCATTGTCATTCCAGACGTGCGCAACGACCAGCGTTATATTAGCTCCGACCCGCTGACGATGTCGGAAATCGCCGTGCCCATCGTTGCCAACAATCGAATTATCGGCGCGCTCAACCTGGAAAGCCGAACCCTCAATGCTTATCGAGCGGCTGACCTGGAAGTGCTGACGTTGTTTGCCTCCACGGCGGCCATCTCAATCGAAAAGGCTATTCTACACCAGGAACGGCTTGAGAAGCGTCGTCTGGAAAGTGAGTTGGCCATTGCGCGTCAGGTTCAGCGGAGCCTCCTGCCGAATCACGCCCCAGCACTCGACGGCTTTGACATTGCCGGACTCACCGTACCGAACGAGGCCGTCGGCGGGGATTATTACGACTTCATTCCGTTCCCAAACCATCAGCTTGGGATTGCCATTGCGGATGTGTCGGGCAAGGGCGTCCCGGCGGCGCTCATCATGGCAACATTCCGGGCCTGCTTGCGCGCCCAGGTGCGCAACGACTTTTCCATCCGGGTCATTTTACGCAAGGTCAACTACCTGCTCTGGGAAAGCCTGGACAGCTCACAGTACGTTACGGCGATCTATGGCGTGCTTGATCCGGCAAACCGGCTCTTTAGCTACGGCGACGCCGGACATAACCCGGCGCTGCTCATCCACGCCGATGGCAGCCATGAAAAGCTTTCCTGTGGAAACACCGTCCTGGGGCTGTTCGAAGACCGAAAATACATCGAGTGTTACCGCGCCCTACAACCAGGTGACATCGTGGTACTGTACACTGACGGGGTGACCGAGGCAGAGCGGGACGGAGAGGAGTTTGGCACGGAGCGGCTCTTGGCAACCGTGCAGCGTCACCGGCAAGCTTCAGCCCAGGAGATCGTCCAGGCAGTCTATCGTGAAGCCCAGGCCTTTGCCGGCTCATCGGCCCTCGGCGATGACCTTACAGTTGTCATCATCAAGGCACTTGACGTTTCCACGGATGCAACTTGA
- a CDS encoding prepilin-type N-terminal cleavage/methylation domain-containing protein yields MKTRAVTHTVRRIRRQRARQSGVTLIELILALMILFVGMFGALAFMSIALTSSLNANKLLLARNLAEETLNQIVMIREMNAFGGIPSPENRNGNTFRRLSNRPDSDGIFPLAFQPVYNSPGSDMIRATGDTAEVGSGLDPRYESFSIRVLVRTSDATVPNLGNPTGPPLPICFDREYDNEYDLGNTGNCPEEGIGDTVKRVVVQVRYPFTRANGSALRTVQIMTLLTQPPSQIRGI; encoded by the coding sequence ATGAAGACGCGAGCTGTCACACACACCGTCCGGCGCATTCGGCGCCAACGAGCGCGGCAATCCGGGGTGACACTGATTGAACTCATTTTGGCGCTGATGATCTTGTTTGTCGGGATGTTTGGCGCGTTAGCGTTCATGTCTATCGCGCTGACGAGTTCACTCAACGCCAACAAGTTGCTTCTGGCGCGCAACCTCGCGGAAGAGACGCTCAATCAGATTGTCATGATTCGTGAAATGAATGCCTTTGGTGGGATTCCGTCGCCAGAAAACCGAAATGGCAACACATTTCGCCGGTTGAGCAATCGCCCTGACAGTGATGGGATTTTTCCACTTGCGTTTCAGCCGGTTTACAACAGTCCGGGTTCTGACATGATCCGGGCCACCGGAGACACCGCTGAAGTGGGAAGCGGTCTCGACCCACGGTATGAATCATTTTCCATCCGCGTCTTGGTGCGGACCTCAGACGCCACGGTGCCCAACTTAGGCAACCCGACTGGCCCACCGCTTCCCATTTGCTTTGACCGGGAATATGACAACGAGTACGACCTCGGCAATACTGGCAACTGCCCGGAGGAAGGCATTGGGGATACGGTCAAGCGCGTGGTTGTGCAGGTGCGCTACCCATTCACCCGCGCGAATGGCAGCGCACTGCGGACGGTACAGATTATGACGCTCTTGACACAACCGCCCTCCCAGATTCGCGGTATCTGA
- a CDS encoding alpha/beta fold hydrolase, whose translation MQDGTYFDWRGRRCFYQALGHPDAPPVVLIHGHATSHFTWRHQVAALQADFSVFVPDLLGFGRSAKPRDITYTVELWTAQVTDFLEAVVRRPVLLAGNSLGGLIAACVADQRPDLVAKLVLIASAGAASYLQSSLVNFPFLLMRTPLLGRPLFDTLVQPRFVEWNIRNRLYANPAAVTPEVIAHYRECFFAPENREIVFEVTKQFYDFVMDDAMARRIAQPTLLVWGERDTFVPPLRGRQLLRVMPNARLEVLPNASHCPHEDQPEQVNTLLREFQQDTGYR comes from the coding sequence ATGCAGGACGGAACGTATTTTGATTGGCGCGGTCGGCGCTGCTTTTACCAAGCGCTTGGTCATCCAGATGCTCCGCCGGTGGTGCTCATCCATGGCCATGCGACTTCGCACTTCACATGGCGACACCAAGTCGCCGCGCTTCAAGCTGACTTCAGCGTATTCGTGCCCGACCTGCTTGGCTTTGGGCGCTCGGCAAAGCCGCGTGACATCACCTATACGGTCGAGCTGTGGACGGCTCAAGTGACAGACTTTCTGGAGGCGGTCGTGCGTCGTCCGGTGTTGTTGGCCGGCAACTCGCTCGGCGGACTCATCGCTGCCTGCGTGGCCGACCAACGGCCAGACCTCGTTGCCAAGCTGGTGCTCATTGCCTCGGCCGGCGCGGCGAGCTACTTGCAAAGCTCGCTGGTCAACTTTCCTTTTTTGCTTATGCGGACGCCACTGCTGGGACGTCCGCTCTTTGACACCCTGGTGCAGCCGCGCTTCGTCGAGTGGAACATCCGCAACCGGCTGTATGCCAACCCGGCGGCCGTCACCCCAGAGGTCATCGCGCATTACCGGGAGTGTTTCTTTGCGCCTGAAAACCGCGAAATCGTGTTTGAAGTGACAAAGCAGTTTTATGACTTCGTGATGGACGACGCGATGGCGCGCCGTATCGCGCAGCCGACGCTTCTTGTGTGGGGCGAACGCGATACCTTCGTCCCGCCGCTCCGTGGACGACAGCTTCTGCGGGTCATGCCCAATGCGCGGCTGGAAGTCTTGCCAAATGCTTCACATTGCCCGCACGAAGATCAACCGGAGCAAGTCAATACGCTGTTGCGCGAGTTTCAGCAAGACACCGGCTACAGATAG